A genomic region of Arachis stenosperma cultivar V10309 chromosome 9, arast.V10309.gnm1.PFL2, whole genome shotgun sequence contains the following coding sequences:
- the LOC130947959 gene encoding putative disease resistance protein RGA1 yields the protein MAEALLGIVLENMIPFVQSEFAAFFGIKEKAEELSRTLELIKAVLDDAEEKQWSNRPLKVWLQQLKDAMYVLDDILDQLPTQSSQLGCLSSLNPKKVIHCRELGQKLNEIIGRLDRIAQARTNFDLRQVVRERPSEVAEWRQTSSTIALPRVYGRDEDKGRVVEFLLSPSRSFEFLSVYPIVGLGGLGKTTLVQLVYNDPKVGNNFDLKIWVCVSENFTIKSILRSILEAIRKDKSEVMDLEVMEEKVKELLQSKKYLLVLDDVWKRSQEMELGLTQDKWDKLRSVLSCGSKGSSILVSTRDNHVATIMGTCQAHRLSRLSDDDCWLLFKLRAFGADKGEREELVAIGKKIVKKCGGSPLAALALGGVMQSRSTVKEWVEVQKSEVWSLPDENDIMPVLRLSYSCLTPTLKQCFAFCAIFPKDKEIKKQELIYLWMANGFISSRPNLEVEDVGNMVWNELYQKSFFQDGVSDYFSGEIYFKMHDLVHDLAQSISGQECVCLEKQNLNDSSRNPHHIGFHSLDANQFKKSPFEKVESLRTLYQLYLNGFEKYHSLRVLCISGSKLASFRSLTCLRYLELCYLDIKRLPASICNLHRLEILKLIGLFNLSRLPKRLTRMQNLRHLVIDGCHGLSGMFPDAHKLRHLRTLSVYIVKSEKGHSLAEIRHLNLGGELCIEGLENVGSISEAKNANLKGKQDLRQLILSWRKSGKSKSVLGAEEVLEALQPHSTLKLLTIQEYEGLRWPTWMQNNSATHNLVSLRLEECRKCQHLPPVEKLPFLKELVVRGMDEVQYIEEDESYDGVEAMPFPSLEKLEVERLPNVERLMKRETTHMFPSLSTLIVCDCPKLQLPCLPRVRILSVRGCSVEQLKSISNLNGLYGLYLYYSVQVSCFPERMLHNMTSLATLQINSFSELKELPSDITKLTTLFDLSIKECGKLECLPEQGWEGLSSLRKLSIDNCKSLGSLPDGVRHLTSLQSLTIGNCPVLKKRCEKGTGEDWHKIAHVPHVKFFIVLS from the coding sequence ATGGCTGAGGCCTTGCTTGGAATTGTGCTGGAAAACATGATCCCTTTCGTCCAGAGTGAATTTGCAGCCttctttggaatcaaggaaaAGGCTGAAGAGCTATCACGCACTTTAGAACTAATCAAAGCTGTTCTTGATGATGCTGAGGAGAAACAATGGTCAAATCGTCCTCTCAAGGTGTGGCTGCAGCAGCTTAAAGATGCAATGTACGTGCTGGATGATATCCTTGATCAGTTGCCTACTCAATCCTCTCAACTTGGGTGCTTATCATCTTTGAATCCAAAGAAGGTGATTCATTGTCGTGAGCTTGGACAGAAGTTGAATGAGATAATAGGGAGGTTGGATCGAATTGCTCAAGCTAGGACCAACTTCGATCTTAGACAAGTTGTGAGGGAAAGACCAAGTGAAGTTGCTGAATGGCGCCAAACTAGCTCAACTATCGCCCTTCCTCGAGTGTACGGGAGAGATGAAGATAAAGGGAGAGTTGTGGAGTTTCTTCTTAGCCCATCACGAAGCTTCGAGTTCCTTTCTGTATATCCCATTGTTGGCTTAGGTGGTCTTGGAAAAACAACACTTGTTCAGCTGGTCTACAACGATCCAAAAGTAGGTAACAATTTTGATTTGAAGATTTGGGTGTGTGTTTCTGAGAATTTCACTATCAAGAGTATTTTGCGGTCCATTTTAGAAGCTATCAGAAAGGATAAGTCTGAGGTCATGGATTTAGAAGTAATGGAGGAAAAAGTGAAAGAATTGCTACAAAGTAAAAAGTATTTATTGGTTTTAGATGATGTATGGAAAAGAAGCCAAGAAATGGAATTGGGATTAACCCAAGACAAATGGGATAAGTTAAGATCTGTATTGTCTTGTGGATCTAAAGGCTCTTCCATTTTAGTGTCCACTCGCGACAACCATGTTGCAACAATTATGGGCACATGCCAAGCACATCGTTTGTCCCGTCTATCCGATGATGATTGTTGGTTGTTGTTTAAACTGCGCGCATTTGGAGCTGACAAAGGAGAGCGTGAAGAGCTTGTTGCAATAGGCAAGAAGATAGTCAAGAAATGTGGAGGATCACCTCTTGCAGCACTGGCATTAGGAGGTGTGATGCAATCCAGAAGCACGGTAAAAGAATGGGTTGAAGTTCAGAAAAGTGAGGTTTGGAGTTTACCagatgagaatgatattatgcctGTCTTGAGGTTAAGCTACTCTTGTTTAACACCAACTCTAAAGCAGTGTTTTGCTTTCTGTGCCATATTTCCCAAAGataaagaaattaagaagcaagAACTGATTTATCTTTGGATGGCTAATGGATTTATTTCATCCCGGCCGAACTTGGAGGTAGAGGACGTTGGCAACATGGTTTGGAATGAATTATACCAAAAATCATTCTTCCAAGATGGGGTGAGTGATTACTTTTCTGGCGAGATTTATTTTAAGATGCATGATTTAGTCCATGATCTTGCTCAATCAATTTCAGGGCAAGAGTGTGTATGCTTGGAGAAACAAAACCTTAATGATTCTTCAAGAAACCCCCATCATATTGGTTTTCACTCCTTGGATGCAAATCAATTCAAGAAGAGCCCCTTTGAGAAAGTTGAATCCTTGAGAACATTGTATCAACTGTATTTAAATGGATTTGAAAAATATCATTCTCTTCGGGTTTTGTGTATATCTGGTAGTAAGTTGGCATCTTTTAGGAGTTTAACTTGCTTGAGGTATTTGGAACTTTGTTATTTGGATATAAAGAGGTTGCCTGCTAGTATTTGCAATTTGCATAGATTGGAAATCTTGAAACTAATAGGGTTGTTTAATCTTAGCCGTCTACCGAAACGCTTGACTAGGATGCAAAATCTCCGACATCTTGTCATTGATGGTTGTCATGGGCTATCCGGTATGTTTCCTGACGCTCACAAATTACGTCATCTGAGAACACTAAGTGTATACATTGTGAAATCAGAGAAAGGGCATAGTTTGGCAGAGATACGGCATTTGAATCTGGGAGGAGAGCTATGCATCGAAGGCCTAGAAAATGTTGGGAGTATATCTGAAGCTAAAAATGCAAACTTGAAGGGTAAACAAGACCTTCGACAATTGATTTTGTCATGGCGCAAAAGTGGTAAGAGCAAGTCCGTATTGGGAGCAGAAGAAGTACTTGAAGCGCTTCAACCTCACTCCACACTCAAGCTGTTGACGATACAAGAGTATGAGGGATTACGTTGGCCAACTTGGATGCAAAACAATTCTGCTACCcataatttagtttctcttcgaCTTGAGGAATGTCGAAAGTgccagcatcttcctccagtgGAAAAACTTCCATTTCTGAAGGAGCTTGTGGTAAGAGGCATGGATGAAGTGCAGTACATTGAGGAAGATGAAAGTTATGATGGTGTTGAAGCAATGCCATTCCCATCTTTGGAGAAATTGGAAGTGGAGAGATTGCCAAACGTGGAGCGGTTGATGAAACGGGAAACAACACACATGTTCCCCTCTCTTTCTACCTTAATAGTCTGCGATTGCCCTAAACTGCAATTGCCGTGCCTTCCACGTGTTAGAATTCTTAGTGTTAGGGGATGTAGCGTTGAGCAACTGAAGTCAATCTCTAATCTCAACGGTCTTTATGGACTATATCTTTATTATAGTGTCCAAGTATCGTGCTTTCCGGAAAGAATGTTGCACAACATGACCTCTCTTGCAACTCTGCAGATAAATTCTTTCAGTGAATTGAAGGAACTGCCATCTGACATCACAAAACTCACTACTTTGTTTGATCTAAGCATCAAAGAATGTGGTAAGCTGGAGTGTTTACCAGAACAGGGTTGGGAAGGCTTATCTTCACTTCGAAAACTGTCCATTGATAACTGTAAGAGTTTGGGATCCTTGCCTGATGGTGTTCGCCACTTAACTTCACTTCAATCTTTGACTATTGGAAACTGCCCAGTGTTGAAAAAGCGGTGTGAGAAAGGAACAGGGGAGGATTGGCACAAGATAGCACATGTTCCCCATGTAAAGTTTTTCATCGTTTTAAGCTGA
- the LOC130948368 gene encoding uncharacterized protein LOC130948368 — MSTHGRGRGRGRGRIGTVIPGLAGNDPVDFMAALGNMAAAMQATAEALGNQINHGNHRNNNDEDGPMTLATFLKVHPPTFRGTSNPTNADNWIHAMERALQAQQVPEEQWVEFGTYQLQGEAQHWWQGTRRILQPDGAVIPWEVFRTEFYKKYFPNSARNAKELELMQLKQGQMTVAEYTSRFEELCRFSRICQGAPDDFAEWKCIKYEGGLRSDILSFVAPMEIRVFSELVNKSRVAEDCLRKATSDKSDQRIFVRRDQGRNFAPRGQDFKRGGYTPQPHLGQNNFQRFRNNNSQGREKKKNQEAGKAQHQGRMFTMTADGAGTADTSIRGNHALIIEISDCLA; from the exons ATGTCGACTCACGGACGCGGTCGCGGCCGAGGTAGAGGTAGGATAGGCACTGTTATTCCTGGCCTGGCAGGGAATGATCCAGTAGACTTCATGGCTGCCTTGGGAAATATGGCTGCGGCTATGCAGGCGACAGCCGAGGCACTGGGTAATCAGATAAACCATGGTAATCACAGAAACAATAATGATGAGGACGGTCCCATGACACTTGCTACATTTCTGAAAGTTCACCCTCCGACCTTTAGGGGAACCTCAAATCCCACAAATGCAGATAATTGGATTCATGCTATGGAACGGGCACTGCAGGCTCAGCAGGTTCCTGAGGAGCAATGGGTTGAGTTTGGAACTTATCAGCTGCAGGGTGAGGCTCAGCATTGGTGGCAGGGGACACGACGTATCCTGCAGCCAGATGGCGCTGTGATTCCTTGGGAGGTTTTCCGAACagagttctataagaaataCTTTCCTAATTCAGCCAGAAATGCCAAAGAACTTGAATTGATGCAGTTAAAGCAGGGACAGATGACTGTTGCTGAGTATACTAGCAGGTTTGAGGAGTTATGTCGCTTTTCTCGTATTTGTCAAGGTGCGCCTGATGATTTTGCTGAGTGGAAAtgtattaagtatgagggaGGTCTTCGAAGTGATATTCTGAGCTTCGTTGCACCAATGGAGATCAGAGTATTTTCAGAACTGGTAAACAAAAGTAGAGTTGCTGAGGATTGTCTGAGAAAGGCGACATCAGATAAGAGTGATCAGCGAATTTTTGTTAGGAGAGATCAGGGAAGGAACTTCGCCCCTAGAGGACAAGATTTTAAGCGAGGCGGTTACACCCCACAACCACATTTGGGTCAAAATAACTTCCAGAGATTCAGAAATAATAACAGCCAGGGAAGAG aaaagaagaagaatcaagAAGCTGGAAAGGCACAACATCAGGGACGCATGTTCACTATGACAGCGGATGGTGCTGGAACCGCAGATACTTCGATTAGAGGTAATCACGCACTGATAATCGAAATTTCTGACTGCCTTGCGTAG